One Thermoanaerobacter pseudethanolicus ATCC 33223 genomic window, TATCATATCCAACCCCGTATCGAGAAATAACCTTCAACTTCTTGCCTGCATTAATTACATCTTCAGTTACTTTATCGTTACCTACTATCAGTGCATCAGCATCTTTCACTAAAGGTATAAGTTCTTCTGCACTTAAAGGCCTATCAGCAGGAATCTTAACCACTTCACAGTCATTCCCTTTTAATATATTGAACGGCTCATCACTGCTCTCACCAAACGATCTAGCAGTAATCACAACTTTATACTTCGGCATTGTATCACCCCTTGAAAATCCAATGTTATTTACTGCTTAATAATATTACCACTCAGCTACCGTTCCATCGTAATTCCTCCATTTTGGATTAGTCCAATGTAATCCTTCCATATCAACTTTTTTGACTAATTCTTCATCGATTTCAATACCTAGTCCTGGGCCCGTTGGAATATCAACAAAGCCATCCTTATACGCAAAGATTTCTTTATTCTTTACAAAATCAAGTAAATCAAAACCTTGATTATAGTGTATGCCTAAACTTTGTTCTTGTATAAACACATTAGGTGTACAGATATCTAATTGTAATGTAGCAGCAAGTGCAATTGGACCATACGGAGCATGTGGAGCTACAGCTACATCAAACGCTTCTGCCATAGCAGATATTTTTTTAGCTTCAAGAATACCCCCTGTTAATGCTACATCGGGTTGAATTATATCTACAACACCGCTTTTTAATACATCTTTGAATCCCCACCTAGTATATAATCTTTCACCTGTGGCAATAGGTATGGATGTATGACTAGCTATTTCTTTTAGTGCTTCATTGTTTTCAGGTAATACAGGTTCTTCTATAAACATCGGCCTGTATTTTTCCAATTCTTTAGCTAAAACTTTAGCCATTGCCTTATGAACACGTCCGTGGAAATCTATCCCTATCTCCATTTCATAACCAATAGCATCTCTTATTGATGCCACTCTTTCAATAACAGCTTCAATTTTTTTATATGAATCAATATAATGAAGTTCCTCTGTGGCGTTCATTTTTATTGCCTTGAAACCTTTATTCTTCCTATCCAAAGCTGCTTCCACTACATCTGAGGGTCTATCTCCACCAATCCATGAGTAAACCATTATTTTGTCTCTTGCTTTTCCGCCCAAAAATTCATATACTGGCATATTATAATATTTGCCTTTTATGTCCCATAATGCCATTTCTATGCCTGATAAAATTGTCATATTTATAGGACCGCCTCTAAAAAAGGACCTATATATTACTTGCCACATATCCTCAATTTGTCTCGGGTCTTTATCAATAAGATACTCTCCCATTTCATATGCGCCTGCAACAACTGTTTCTGTTTTAGTACCCGAAATCAATTCACCCCATCCACTAATCCCTTCATCTGTATCTATCTTTAAAAATATCCATCTTGGTTTTACCTTATATACCTTTAATGATGTAATCTTCATCTTTATTTCTCCCCTCCTCATTTTAATGTCTTACTTGTGTTGAACCTTTTTTACTTTCAGCTTCTTATAATCTAAGGAATGTTTTATTACCTTACCACGAACACCAAATCTCTTGATTTCTATATATACACGTTTCTGAAAATCCATATATCTCTGCTTTTGTTAATTTACCATTACATACATCTATTATCTCTTGTAAAAGCATTTCACCACATTCTTTAATGTCTTTTTTACCTTCAATTATATCCGAAACATCTAAATCAATATTATCCGACATGTTTTCATACGTTTGTTTATTTCCCGTTATTTTAATTAAAGGTATAATAGGATTACCAATAGGGGTACCTCTCCCTGTGGTAAATACACATATCTGCGCTCCTCCAGCTACCATCCCCGTAACAGATTCAATATCATAACCTGGTGTATCCATTATAATGAGACCTTTTTCTTTCGGAATTTCTCCATAACGTACAACTTCATTAATAATACTTGTTCCACCTTTCATAATCGAACCTAATGATTTTTCTTCTAAAGTACTCAATCCTCCTTTAATATTTCCCGGTGAAGGATTCGCGCCCCTAACATCTATTCCTAATCTAATAAACTCGTTTTCTAAATTTTTAACTATTGTTAATAAGTTATTCCTAACTTTTTCATTTTTTGCTCTTCTGGCTAATATATGTTCCGCTCCAATGAATTCTGTAGTCTCACCCAAAAATACTGTAGCCCCTTCTTTTATTAAAATATCACTGCAATATCCTAATGTTGGATTAGCAGCTATTCCAGAAGTAGCATCAGAGCCTCCACAATTAGTTGCTAATGTTATATTAGAAATGTCAACTTCTTCACGCTCTATTTTTGACATCTCTTCTACCATTTTTCGTGCTAATTTAATTCCCTTCTGTATGGTTTTTAGTGTTCCTCCCTCTCTTTGTATACTTATGACTTCTACTGGTTTATTACTCCTTTTTTTAACTTCTTCATATAAATCATAAGCTTGAATAGTTTCACATCCCAATCCAACTATAATAGTTCCATATACGTTAGGATTTAAAGCCAACCCTATTAAAGTCCTGTGCATAAGCTCCACGCTACTTCCAATTTGTCCGCATCCCTTTGGATTAGTTATATATGTCGTACCTTGAACTTGTTCTGATATTAATCTCGCTGTTTCATTTGCACATCCTACAGAAGGCAAAATTAAAACTTTATTTCTTATTCCATATTTACCATCTGGTCTTTTGTATGCCTTAATTTTCATTTCTTACCCCTCACGCTCTCTATATTATCTATATGAACACACTGGCCAATTTCTATAGATTTAATAGCTTTACCTATAACCTCCCCATATTTATAAACGTTATTTCCGGATTGAATAGGTACTACTGCGATTTTGTGGTATATTTCTATATCATCTAATGCAATTAGTCTATTAACTGTTTCATTATTATAGATAATATCTACAACATCACCCTTTTGAATCTGTGACAATGCTGTTGCAACACTATCCGCTTTATTTAAAAGAATTGCTTTTTTTATACTAGGCATTTAATATCTCCCCCCATTTACTTTAGCTTAACTCTAATCAACCAAAACAATATTAGGAGGAGTTTCGCCTTTTAAAACTGCAATTACATTATCAACAGCAGTATTACCCATTCGTTTATTTGATTCAACAGTTGTTCCACCAATATGAGGTGTTAATATAACATTGGGTAAATCAAAAAGAGGCAAATGCATTGGAGGTTCAAAATCATATACATCAGTAGCATACCCCTTTAAAGTTCCATCTATCAAAGAGTTGTAAAGAGCTTCATTATCAATAAGTTGACTCCTAGCAGTATTAATCATAATAGCACCTTTTTTTATTAATTTAAATTTATCTGCATTAAGAATATTTAATGTATCGTTGGTTAATGGTAAATGCAAACTTATAAAATCTGCTTCTGATAAAAGTTCATCTAGCCCCACATACTTTACTCCTAGCCCCAAGGCTAATGGATTTTTCTTGATATCATATCCTAAAATATTCATATCATATCCAGTAGCTCGTTTTGCCACTGCAGTACCTATTGTACCAACTCCGATAATTCCAATAGTTTTTTTGCTTAAACTTATACCAACTGGCTTAATCCACTTACCATTTTTTGTATCAGTATTTGCTTGATAAAGCCCACGAGCAAGCATATGAAGTAATCCAAAAGCTAAATCAGCAACTTCTTCGCTATTAGTGCCAGGAGCATTAGTAACAACAATGCCTAATTGATTTGCAGTTTTAACGTCGATGCTATCTACTCCTACTCCATGTTTTGCAATAATCTTGAGTCTCTTACATTTTTTGATAACATCCCCTGGAACTTTATCATTTCCTACTATCAATGCATCCGCATCAGAAGCATATCTTATTATTTCTTCATTTGTAAAAGGTCTTCCAAAAGGATTAAGTACAACTTCACAACCAAATTCTTCAAGACGTTTTACTGGTTCTTTATTAATTTTTCCAAATGTAACTGCTGTACTAACAACTTTCCATTTTTTCATTTAAATATTCCTCCCTCGTCTCACAAACAGATCTGCCTATATTCATTATTATGATTCACATCAACAAATTATAGTACCAAACAAGAATAAACTATCAACTATTCTTGTTTGGTACAACTAATTGCATTTTATTATAATATGTTTAAATTTTTGCTTTGCTTTCGTTGCCTTTATAACCAAATGCTTTATACCATACTTCAGGACTTCTCTTAAAGAAAAATAGCATCGCAAAAATACCTATAAATGCTACAACAAGTCCTATAGGTGATTGCCCCAGTAACCAAAACAATCCATGTAAAGGTCTCATATCAGCGCCAACAATGGCTTTACCAGTATCAGGTAACTGGGTTCCTATCAAAGTTACTATATGGGCAAAAAGTGGAGATGCTGCACTGGCAAAGTATAATGTTATAATTACAGCAATAACTGTAGTGATATAAGAAGCAATAATATTTCCTCCCATTATTGCTGTTACAGCTGAAGCTAAGAAAAAGGGTGTTACTCCTAAATCTGCTAACATGATAAATTTATTACCTGGTAGCAAAAATATAAGAGGTACAGTAGTCAACATAGTCAGAAGCCCTGTAGTAAGAACATCCGGATGTCCAATAGTAAGAGCTGAATCCATCCCAAAATTTAATTTTCTATTAACGCCTCTCTTAGAAAGTACCTCTCTTACTCTCTCATTAAGAGGTACAAATCCTTCCAAGAGAGCTCCGGTTGCTTTGGGATATAAGTAGATAAAAGCACCTGTTCCTATGCCTAATGCCAATATCCCAGACCAAGTTTGCATATCACCTAATTTATTTCTCTATGCAATAAACCCTATAATTGTAGCTATTATAAAGCCCACAACAACAGAATCTCCTAAAATACCAAATTTTTCTCTTATAGTTCGTGAACTAATTTGTATCTTGGTTAATCCAATTTTATCAAAGAACCATTTCAAAGGAACAGCTATTAATGTTCCTCCTTGACCACTTGCATGCGGAAAAGCAAGCCCTGGTAAATTAAAGAATGTTTGCATGGTAGGAGCAGTTATATCGGCAAGTATAAGAAGGAACATTTCAACTGCTACCGCAGTTAATAACCCATATACCAGATTATTAGTCGCATAATAAACCATGCTGCCTATAAAAGCCCAATGCCAGAAATTCCATACGTCCAAGTCTAAAGTATCTGTCCAGTGTAATAAAAGCATTATAATGTTAACAATTATACCAATAGGAATAATCAGTGCCCCAATTTGTGTTGAATAACCCACTGCTGCTAAAAGAGCCCAACCAGTATCAACATATGGTAAATGCACTCCTCCCGTAGTTATCATATCCGAAACTGCTTTCCCAATTAATCCCATGAAATACGGATTTAAGACTGATACTAAACCATTAAGACCTACACCTATGTAAAGTGCTGATCTGAGAGCTTTAGAAAACTTTACTCCAAGAATTAATTCAAAAATTAGTATTACAATAGGAAGTAGAACAGCAGCCCCAAAGGTTTTCACAATCATCGTAAACATTTTTACTTACCCCCTCTTTCTTTATTGTTAATAATATCTTGAATTTGAGTAAAAACTTGGTCTTTTCCTATGCCAGTTAAGAACGGAACTCCACTAATAACAGGAATATTTACATCTAAATCTGTTCCAGCAGTAGAAATCACAAAGTCAAAATCTCCATTTTTTACCATATTATCAACATCTACTACTCTTCCTTGTACAAATTCTGCGTGAATACCTTTTTCCTCCAAAGCTTCTCTTAAAGATACCAGCGCAATTGTAGAAGTAGCAACACCATCTGCGCACACAACAAGTACACGCACATTCTTGTAATTCTTTCCTGTCATCATATTTTATCTCCCTCCTATCTCTAAAGTTATGTTTCAGGAACACCCTAGCTACAGTCAACAATCTTAGCTTTTTTCTTCACTTTCTCATAATACTTCAGGTGCTGATTCCATTATCCCTTTGAGGTAATTTTTTATCCTAAAGCTACTAATGCTTCGTGTATCAGGTTTGATACGATACTGTTAGTATGACTTTGATCACGGCTATTGAAAATATTATAATTTCTTTAGTTTCCAGTTTAAAAAGTCGGATAAAGAAATCCCAAAACATCTTAACGCATTCGCCAAGAATTTGCTTGCCTTGTGTGAAATAAATTATCAATCTGGCAGCTTTAGTGCTGAAGACGCCTCTTTAGCTAAGTGTAGTAATCAACTCTTTAATTTTCAAGATTCCAATAATTACTAGTTGACATTACACCTCTAAGCCTAAATTTATAAAGCTTACTATTTTGCTTCATTTACTAAAATTT contains:
- the dgoD gene encoding galactonate dehydratase, with the translated sequence MKITSLKVYKVKPRWIFLKIDTDEGISGWGELISGTKTETVVAGAYEMGEYLIDKDPRQIEDMWQVIYRSFFRGGPINMTILSGIEMALWDIKGKYYNMPVYEFLGGKARDKIMVYSWIGGDRPSDVVEAALDRKNKGFKAIKMNATEELHYIDSYKKIEAVIERVASIRDAIGYEMEIGIDFHGRVHKAMAKVLAKELEKYRPMFIEEPVLPENNEALKEIASHTSIPIATGERLYTRWGFKDVLKSGVVDIIQPDVALTGGILEAKKISAMAEAFDVAVAPHAPYGPIALAATLQLDICTPNVFIQEQSLGIHYNQGFDLLDFVKNKEIFAYKDGFVDIPTGPGLGIEIDEELVKKVDMEGLHWTNPKWRNYDGTVAEW
- a CDS encoding UxaA family hydrolase, translating into MKIKAYKRPDGKYGIRNKVLILPSVGCANETARLISEQVQGTTYITNPKGCGQIGSSVELMHRTLIGLALNPNVYGTIIVGLGCETIQAYDLYEEVKKRSNKPVEVISIQREGGTLKTIQKGIKLARKMVEEMSKIEREEVDISNITLATNCGGSDATSGIAANPTLGYCSDILIKEGATVFLGETTEFIGAEHILARRAKNEKVRNNLLTIVKNLENEFIRLGIDVRGANPSPGNIKGGLSTLEEKSLGSIMKGGTSIINEVVRYGEIPKEKGLIIMDTPGYDIESVTGMVAGGAQICVFTTGRGTPIGNPIIPLIKITGNKQTYENMSDNIDLDVSDIIEGKKDIKECGEMLLQEIIDVCNGKLTKAEIYGFSETCIYRNQEIWCSW
- a CDS encoding UxaA family hydrolase, producing the protein MPSIKKAILLNKADSVATALSQIQKGDVVDIIYNNETVNRLIALDDIEIYHKIAVVPIQSGNNVYKYGEVIGKAIKSIEIGQCVHIDNIESVRGKK
- a CDS encoding phosphoglycerate dehydrogenase, whose translation is MKKWKVVSTAVTFGKINKEPVKRLEEFGCEVVLNPFGRPFTNEEIIRYASDADALIVGNDKVPGDVIKKCKRLKIIAKHGVGVDSIDVKTANQLGIVVTNAPGTNSEEVADLAFGLLHMLARGLYQANTDTKNGKWIKPVGISLSKKTIGIIGVGTIGTAVAKRATGYDMNILGYDIKKNPLALGLGVKYVGLDELLSEADFISLHLPLTNDTLNILNADKFKLIKKGAIMINTARSQLIDNEALYNSLIDGTLKGYATDVYDFEPPMHLPLFDLPNVILTPHIGGTTVESNKRMGNTAVDNVIAVLKGETPPNIVLVD
- a CDS encoding PTS sugar transporter subunit IIB, translated to MMTGKNYKNVRVLVVCADGVATSTIALVSLREALEEKGIHAEFVQGRVVDVDNMVKNGDFDFVISTAGTDLDVNIPVISGVPFLTGIGKDQVFTQIQDIINNKERGGK